The following proteins are co-located in the Flectobacillus major DSM 103 genome:
- a CDS encoding DNA primase family protein: protein MRKTEILVEHENLINPQAMINHVYSLKNSLDKSVPKHTELLTRLLEQIEQIDFTNIAFPEIGILKEQLKSENVKQEEVKEIGRKIEKTKLGNRHYLIISIDEILKIADKSNWSMCKKHDFIYLYNGHFWSEVDKDTFQRFLGEASQKLGVQAYTSKHYQFREQLFKQFLSTAVLPVPPLIEDRVLINLKNGTFEIELHKTQLRNFKSEDFLTYQLPFVFDKNANAPLFTQYLNKVLPDIKRQHILAEFMGYVFLKNGNSELKEEKALILYGSGANGKSVFFEVINALLGHDNVSSYSLQSLTDENGYYRAKIANKLVNYASEINGKLEASVFKQLVSGEPVEARLPYGQPFMLRQYAKLIFNCNELPKDVEQTSAYFRRFLIIPFDVTIPENEQDKQLHQKIIASELSGVFNWILEGLQRLLKQKKFTSCEAVERMVEQYRIDSDTVLSYLADSNYKPSLCKTLGLTESFNDYKNYCYEGGFMPCSIREYSSRLKKAKYSVVRKTEGNVIYIEKKD from the coding sequence ATGAGAAAAACTGAAATTTTAGTTGAGCATGAGAATTTGATAAATCCTCAAGCCATGATAAATCATGTCTATAGTTTAAAAAATAGCTTAGATAAAAGTGTTCCTAAACATACGGAACTACTCACAAGGTTATTAGAACAAATCGAACAGATAGATTTTACAAACATAGCTTTTCCAGAGATAGGGATTCTAAAAGAACAACTTAAATCAGAGAATGTAAAACAAGAAGAAGTCAAGGAGATAGGACGAAAAATAGAAAAGACAAAGCTAGGAAATAGACACTATTTAATCATCTCAATTGACGAAATTTTGAAAATTGCAGATAAGAGCAATTGGAGTATGTGTAAAAAGCATGATTTTATTTATTTGTATAATGGTCACTTTTGGTCTGAAGTTGATAAAGATACCTTTCAGAGGTTTTTAGGGGAAGCATCCCAAAAACTAGGAGTACAAGCTTATACTTCAAAGCATTATCAGTTTAGAGAGCAATTGTTTAAACAGTTTTTATCTACCGCTGTTTTGCCTGTTCCTCCTCTTATTGAAGATAGAGTACTTATAAATCTTAAAAACGGAACATTTGAAATTGAGCTACATAAAACCCAGTTGAGAAATTTTAAAAGTGAAGATTTTTTAACGTATCAATTACCTTTTGTTTTTGATAAAAATGCTAATGCTCCACTGTTCACCCAGTATTTAAACAAGGTATTACCAGATATTAAACGGCAACATATTCTAGCTGAGTTTATGGGTTATGTCTTTCTGAAAAATGGTAATAGCGAGCTAAAGGAGGAGAAAGCACTTATTTTGTATGGTTCTGGTGCAAATGGGAAAAGTGTATTTTTTGAAGTAATAAATGCTCTATTAGGGCATGACAACGTAAGTAGTTATTCATTGCAGAGTCTTACAGATGAAAATGGTTACTATAGGGCTAAGATTGCCAATAAATTAGTCAACTATGCTAGTGAGATAAATGGAAAACTAGAAGCCTCAGTTTTTAAACAGTTGGTATCAGGTGAACCCGTGGAGGCTCGTTTGCCTTATGGTCAACCATTCATGTTGAGGCAATATGCTAAATTGATATTTAACTGTAATGAACTCCCCAAAGATGTTGAGCAAACGAGTGCATACTTCAGACGCTTTCTAATTATTCCGTTCGATGTGACTATACCAGAGAACGAACAGGACAAACAATTACATCAGAAAATAATTGCTTCAGAGCTATCTGGGGTATTTAATTGGATTCTCGAAGGGTTACAAAGATTGTTGAAGCAAAAGAAATTTACCAGTTGTGAAGCAGTTGAAAGAATGGTAGAACAATACAGAATAGATAGTGATACCGTTTTATCTTATCTAGCAGATTCTAACTATAAGCCTTCGCTTTGTAAAACACTTGGACTGACAGAGTCTTTTAATGATTATAAAAATTATTGTTACGAAGGAGGCTTTATGCCATGTTCAATAAGAGAATATTCTTCAAGGCTGAAAAAAGCAAAGTATAGTGTAGTGCGAAAGACAGAGGGGAATGTGATTTATATTGAAAAAAAAGATTAG
- a CDS encoding DUF4468 domain-containing protein, which yields MRKLITLFLIILSLDSLAQVSILPIDPSSGNVTYTEVIRVDSVSASELFSRSKLWFAKTYNSSKDVIQNTDNDNYSITGKAKIRTHARIMGERTWGYVSYIISIYCKNGRYKYVVSDFYHEGDAIATSSTLTPSVGQINRNTKESGGFGSYRKKDLDRLCEEINSNIKSLIVSLKNGMSKKSEAESKDW from the coding sequence ATGAGAAAATTAATTACCCTATTCTTAATCATTTTGAGTCTCGATTCTTTGGCACAAGTGTCCATCTTACCAATTGACCCCTCAAGTGGTAATGTGACTTATACGGAGGTTATTAGAGTTGACTCTGTTTCTGCAAGTGAGTTATTTAGTAGAAGTAAGCTTTGGTTTGCTAAAACGTATAACTCTTCAAAAGATGTAATACAAAATACTGATAATGACAATTACTCTATTACGGGAAAAGCTAAAATAAGAACACACGCACGAATAATGGGTGAAAGAACTTGGGGGTATGTTAGTTACATTATTTCAATCTATTGTAAGAATGGGCGATATAAATACGTTGTTTCAGACTTTTATCATGAGGGTGATGCAATCGCAACCTCTTCTACCTTGACTCCTTCTGTTGGTCAAATAAATAGAAACACTAAGGAATCTGGAGGATTTGGAAGCTACAGAAAAAAAGATTTAGATAGATTATGTGAAGAAATCAACTCAAATATTAAATCCCTGATAGTATCATTAAAAAATGGAATGAGTAAAAAATCAGAGGCAGAATCTAAAGATTGGTAG
- a CDS encoding DUF6371 domain-containing protein, producing the protein MNTSFRFVLDRSSKKFKCNKCGNKSLVRYIDTNTGAFLPIEYGRCDKETRCSYHFNPYKEGYLKQVEGSDQIKIINRQTPVNPLIPLREKKTILFDWDTFLSTLNSKGYSENTFVQNLLLNVPFPFEVEDLRNVIQLYKLGTIISGNRKGAITFPFIDIEGGVRAIQVKQFDKLNHTINGGTDFLHSMIQRECDYKKYEYPEWLNGYLQQERKVSCLFGEHLLRMFPENPVALVEAPKTAIYGALYFGLPCSFHDLIWLAVYNKSSFSIEKLSVLQRRKVLVFPDLSEHSNTFKEWRDKAEIIQNKYPSINFIFSDLLEKGSNDIDRNRGLDLADYLIQYDWRVFRGFSSNLP; encoded by the coding sequence ATGAACACTTCATTTCGTTTTGTACTAGATAGGAGTAGCAAAAAGTTTAAATGTAATAAATGTGGTAATAAAAGCTTGGTTAGATACATTGATACTAATACAGGGGCGTTTCTACCCATTGAATACGGTAGATGTGATAAAGAAACACGCTGTTCCTATCATTTTAATCCCTATAAAGAAGGCTATTTAAAACAGGTTGAGGGTTCTGACCAAATCAAGATTATTAATCGACAAACTCCAGTTAACCCTCTAATACCCCTGAGAGAGAAAAAAACAATTTTGTTTGATTGGGATACCTTTTTGAGTACCCTGAATTCAAAAGGATATTCCGAAAATACATTTGTTCAAAACTTGCTTTTAAATGTACCTTTTCCGTTTGAAGTGGAGGACTTAAGAAATGTTATCCAACTTTATAAGTTAGGGACTATCATAAGTGGAAACAGAAAAGGTGCAATTACATTTCCTTTTATTGATATAGAGGGAGGAGTGAGAGCGATTCAAGTAAAGCAATTTGATAAGCTCAATCATACAATCAATGGAGGTACAGACTTTTTACACTCCATGATACAAAGAGAATGTGATTATAAAAAGTATGAGTATCCCGAATGGCTTAATGGTTACTTACAGCAAGAAAGAAAAGTTAGTTGTTTATTTGGGGAGCATTTACTTAGAATGTTCCCAGAAAATCCAGTTGCTTTGGTAGAAGCTCCCAAGACGGCTATTTATGGAGCTTTATACTTTGGATTACCTTGTAGTTTTCATGATTTGATTTGGTTAGCAGTCTATAACAAAAGTAGCTTTTCTATTGAGAAACTAAGTGTACTACAGAGGAGGAAGGTTTTAGTATTTCCCGATTTGTCAGAGCATAGTAATACATTTAAAGAGTGGAGGGATAAAGCTGAAATTATCCAAAATAAATACCCTTCTATCAATTTTATCTTTTCTGATTTACTTGAAAAAGGCTCAAATGATATTGATAGGAACAGAGGACTGGATTTAGCAGATTATTTAATACAATATGATTGGAGGGTTTTTAGAGGATTTAGTTCTAATCTTCCTTAA
- a CDS encoding vWA domain-containing protein, whose amino-acid sequence MKTIPYRLLALLIGLGVLSSCLRTIELPVLGDASGTVIRVGKPVLSGNKQTFTIDVHVVDASGNYVNALGKDNFSIKDTTTNPYGITYSLIDVKAGNKTAYKGDYSAFLLLDQSGSTNTTDYENLRIKASQIFLDALGKNDKVALASFTDSDDYYYPYATSYTHLHGGFTNNGTSLYPSLDSLVGIIPKAGTPLYSSILWSLKYTSDNAPSANKALIVFTDGQSGDWNLKVEAETLSLSKNIPVFTVGLSNGVNVSELNDLALNTGGSFMWAKDAKQLISYFGTLGNLLRGNADFYTLTFEATSKNSFPTYGNILYLQVKLPNGKKFLLPYVIKFE is encoded by the coding sequence ATGAAAACAATACCGTACCGTTTATTGGCCCTATTGATTGGCTTAGGTGTACTTTCAAGTTGTTTGCGTACCATAGAACTTCCCGTATTAGGAGATGCCTCTGGTACTGTAATTAGAGTAGGAAAACCCGTGCTGTCGGGTAACAAACAGACTTTCACGATTGATGTTCACGTAGTAGATGCCTCTGGCAATTATGTAAATGCCTTGGGGAAAGACAACTTCTCTATTAAAGATACTACCACAAACCCTTACGGTATTACTTATTCATTGATAGATGTAAAGGCTGGAAACAAAACCGCATATAAGGGAGATTATAGTGCGTTCCTTCTACTCGACCAAAGTGGTAGTACAAATACTACCGACTATGAAAATTTGCGTATCAAAGCAAGCCAAATATTTCTGGATGCCCTCGGAAAAAATGACAAAGTAGCATTGGCAAGTTTTACTGATAGCGATGATTACTATTATCCTTATGCTACTAGCTACACTCATTTACATGGTGGTTTTACCAATAATGGGACTTCGCTATACCCTTCATTAGACTCTCTCGTGGGTATCATTCCGAAGGCAGGTACACCGCTGTATTCTTCTATATTATGGAGCTTAAAGTATACTAGTGATAATGCTCCTTCTGCCAATAAAGCCCTGATTGTGTTTACTGATGGCCAAAGTGGAGATTGGAATTTAAAAGTTGAAGCAGAAACGTTATCGCTCTCAAAAAATATTCCTGTATTTACCGTTGGGCTAAGTAATGGCGTGAATGTTAGCGAACTAAATGACCTAGCTCTGAATACTGGTGGTAGCTTTATGTGGGCCAAAGATGCAAAACAACTTATTAGTTATTTTGGCACATTAGGTAATTTACTTAGAGGCAATGCCGATTTTTATACACTTACATTTGAGGCCACGTCCAAGAATAGTTTCCCTACCTATGGAAATATTCTTTATCTACAGGTGAAGTTACCCAATGGCAAGAAATTTTTACTCCCTTACGTGATTAAGTTTGAATAG
- a CDS encoding zinc ribbon domain-containing protein codes for MSSPEILREKALELLGRKGFEDLQNEVRVLSKILFPDELPVQMVKGIYRKRTSLMLANLKRIVIVENNLHEGINVNQIKIGDIKQITFTSQITWGNIEIITNDGTELIENVAIFGGKKFVDWVQAQINASSKVNYTNTKSKVEPMQKIVVKSYNGNEDIANSNFRKDAILMAQEGYFPTTQSYTVGQWGCASFVIATILCFVIIGFLVFLYMLIVKPEGVLTVTYEYKGIEGAQNTKQSTPLKIEEKTCPMCAETVKLQAKICRYCGHNFY; via the coding sequence ATGTCATCACCTGAAATTTTACGAGAAAAAGCACTTGAGTTATTAGGAAGAAAAGGATTTGAAGATTTACAAAATGAAGTTCGAGTCTTGTCTAAAATATTATTCCCTGATGAGTTGCCAGTTCAAATGGTAAAAGGAATTTATCGAAAAAGAACAAGCCTTATGCTTGCAAATCTAAAACGTATAGTAATAGTCGAAAACAATCTTCATGAAGGGATAAATGTTAATCAAATAAAGATTGGAGACATAAAACAAATAACCTTTACTTCACAAATCACATGGGGTAATATCGAGATAATTACCAATGATGGAACGGAGTTAATAGAGAATGTAGCAATATTCGGAGGGAAAAAGTTTGTAGATTGGGTTCAAGCTCAAATTAATGCAAGTTCTAAAGTAAATTACACAAACACCAAATCAAAAGTTGAACCCATGCAAAAAATAGTTGTTAAGTCGTATAATGGTAATGAAGATATAGCTAATTCGAACTTTCGAAAAGATGCAATTTTAATGGCTCAAGAAGGGTATTTTCCCACCACACAAAGTTACACTGTTGGGCAGTGGGGATGTGCTTCATTTGTAATTGCTACAATACTATGCTTTGTTATTATTGGTTTTCTTGTGTTTCTGTATATGTTAATCGTTAAGCCTGAAGGAGTTTTAACTGTTACCTATGAATACAAGGGTATTGAGGGGGCTCAAAACACTAAACAAAGTACTCCTTTAAAAATTGAAGAAAAAACTTGCCCAATGTGTGCGGAAACTGTAAAACTGCAAGCTAAAATTTGTCGATATTGCGGACATAATTTTTATTGA
- a CDS encoding ATP-dependent helicase gives MEHLKGLNTQQLQAVKETEGYVRVIAGAGSGKTKTLVSRYVHLVKDLGVNPSNILCVTFTNNASREMRNRIKAQLEGLNLSEGYITTYHGFCVKVLREDIYKLQIPQSFTILDSEDQKTILRQIYEELNITSREYTFKDIIRRISERKQDISYIEEYFSVDSANHYEDSLSSNDSLLDTIFKRYLFKQLRNFSLDFDDLMNFTIYLFMRYEELLKKWQKRLQYIQVDEVQDSSAKQFMFVQLLANYHKNLFVVGDPDQTIYEWRGAKPELLVEFDKLFKDSKTIILNQNYRSTPQILKVSNSIIKNNTLRVEKEMVTQLPDGKEVVYYHAQSNLDESKWIVNEILRRSKEKNCSFNDFTILYRSSYLTRVLEQALIMENIPYSIHGGIRFFERKEIKDIIAYLRLIAFNDNTAFLRIVNVPSRKLGKKFVTDIVRLSEEANQPIFSTLEQNLSKFKQKGAKEFVELIQGLRRLKTSKGLSDFVKYLFDKSGLSLLYRNDGDYERLENIAEFQNSLITIEKTSDEVVELEDYLQEISLYNEMSKDEEQKHNKVKLMTIHSAKGLEFKNVFLCGFIDGVLPSQRAINDRGVRALEEERRLTYVAMTRAMESLYISDYEGYNYTNDSENQPSRFYFEIDNSLLKREGYINSPVFDTKNITSLNKRLLPDTPKSILRVGDFVFHIRWNKGQVIDVDKSSRIYQILFPEFNIIRNIHFDFDGIEPFK, from the coding sequence ATGGAACACCTCAAAGGCTTAAATACACAACAATTACAGGCAGTAAAAGAAACAGAAGGATATGTTCGTGTAATTGCAGGAGCAGGCTCTGGAAAGACCAAAACTTTAGTGTCTAGGTATGTTCATTTGGTAAAAGACTTAGGCGTGAACCCTTCAAATATTTTGTGTGTGACTTTTACAAACAATGCTTCTCGTGAAATGAGAAATCGGATAAAAGCGCAACTTGAAGGGTTAAATCTCTCAGAAGGTTACATAACTACCTATCATGGGTTTTGTGTGAAGGTTCTTCGAGAAGATATTTATAAACTTCAGATTCCGCAAAGTTTTACTATTCTTGATTCTGAAGACCAAAAAACTATTTTAAGACAGATTTACGAAGAGCTAAATATCACTTCAAGGGAATACACATTTAAAGATATTATTAGGAGAATCTCAGAGAGAAAGCAAGATATTAGCTATATTGAGGAGTACTTTAGTGTTGACTCTGCCAATCATTATGAAGATAGTTTAAGCTCAAATGATTCTTTACTTGATACTATTTTTAAAAGATACCTTTTTAAGCAACTAAGAAACTTTTCCCTTGATTTTGATGATTTGATGAACTTTACCATCTATCTGTTCATGAGATACGAGGAGTTATTGAAAAAATGGCAAAAAAGGCTTCAGTATATTCAGGTAGATGAGGTGCAAGATAGTTCGGCTAAACAATTTATGTTTGTTCAGCTTTTAGCTAATTATCATAAAAACTTATTCGTAGTAGGTGACCCAGACCAGACAATTTATGAGTGGAGAGGAGCAAAACCTGAATTATTAGTAGAGTTTGATAAATTATTTAAGGATTCAAAAACTATCATATTAAATCAAAACTACAGGTCAACACCCCAAATTCTTAAGGTTAGCAACTCCATTATAAAGAATAATACCCTTAGAGTTGAAAAAGAAATGGTCACGCAACTTCCAGATGGAAAAGAAGTTGTTTATTATCATGCACAAAGCAACTTGGACGAAAGTAAATGGATAGTAAATGAAATTTTGAGGAGGAGCAAAGAAAAGAACTGTTCATTTAATGATTTTACTATTCTTTACCGTTCTAGCTACCTGACAAGGGTATTAGAGCAAGCACTGATAATGGAGAATATACCCTACTCTATACATGGAGGAATAAGATTTTTTGAAAGAAAAGAAATCAAAGATATTATTGCTTATTTACGTCTTATAGCCTTTAATGATAATACTGCCTTTTTACGGATTGTAAATGTTCCTTCGAGAAAGTTGGGTAAAAAGTTTGTTACTGATATTGTACGTCTATCAGAGGAAGCAAACCAGCCAATATTTAGTACGCTTGAACAAAACCTCTCCAAGTTTAAGCAAAAGGGTGCAAAAGAATTTGTTGAGCTTATACAAGGGTTACGAAGATTGAAAACTTCAAAAGGACTTTCAGATTTTGTAAAATACCTTTTTGATAAGTCTGGACTTTCACTACTTTATCGAAATGATGGAGATTATGAGAGGCTTGAGAATATAGCAGAGTTTCAAAACTCACTCATTACTATTGAAAAGACCTCCGATGAGGTTGTTGAGCTTGAAGATTACCTTCAAGAAATTAGTTTATACAATGAGATGAGTAAAGACGAAGAGCAGAAGCACAATAAAGTAAAATTAATGACAATCCATTCAGCCAAAGGACTTGAGTTTAAGAACGTTTTTCTATGCGGCTTTATAGATGGAGTGTTACCGAGTCAACGTGCAATAAATGATAGAGGAGTGAGAGCGCTTGAGGAGGAAAGACGTTTGACCTATGTTGCTATGACTAGAGCAATGGAATCACTTTATATTTCAGATTATGAGGGCTATAATTATACTAATGATTCCGAGAATCAACCCTCAAGATTTTATTTTGAGATAGATAACAGCCTTTTAAAAAGAGAAGGTTACATTAATTCTCCAGTTTTTGACACTAAGAATATAACATCTCTCAATAAAAGACTGTTACCAGATACTCCTAAATCTATTCTTAGAGTAGGAGATTTTGTATTTCATATCCGTTGGAATAAAGGTCAAGTTATTGACGTAGATAAATCTTCAAGAATTTATCAAATCCTTTTCCCTGAGTTCAATATTATAAGAAATATTCACTTTGATTTTGATGGGATAGAGCCTTTTAAGTAA